The following coding sequences are from one Perognathus longimembris pacificus isolate PPM17 chromosome 13, ASM2315922v1, whole genome shotgun sequence window:
- the Myrf gene encoding myelin regulatory factor isoform X3, whose protein sequence is MMDAPFGDPHLLRTITPETLCHVGVASRLEHPPPPPAHLPGPPPPPPHYPVLQRDLYMKAEPPIPPYAAMGQGLVPTDLHHAQQSQVLHQLLQQHGAELPTHPSKKRKHSESPPNTLNAQMLNGMIKQEPGTMTALPPHPARAPSPPWPPQGPLSPGPGSLPLSIARVQTPPWHPPGAPSPGLLQDNDSLNGSYLDPNYQSIKWQPHQQNKWATLYDANYKELPMLTYRVDADKGFNFSVGDDAFVCQKKNHFQVTVYIGMLGEPKYVKTPEGLKPLDCFYLKLHGVKLEALNQSINIEQSQSDRSKRPFNPVTVNLPPEQVTKVTVGRLHFSETTANNMRKKGKPNPDQRYFMLVVALQAHAQNQNYTLAAQISERIIVRASNPGQFESDSDVLWQRAQMPDTVFHHGRVGINTDRPDEALVVHGNVKVMGSLMHPSDLRAKEHVQEVDTTEQLKRISRMRLVHYRYKPEFAASAGIEATTPETGVIAQEVKEILPEAVKDTGDMVFANGKTIENFLVVNKERIFMENVGAVKELCKLTDNLETRIDELERWSHRLAKLRRLDSLKSTGSSGAFSHAGSQFSRAGSVPHKKRPPKVASKASSVVPDQACISQRFLQGTIIALVVVMAFSVVSMSTLYVLSLRAEEELVDADGRSSQSFGATQLRQSPVTTGVPGVQPSVLLVTTSPTSSAPGPPLRTLDLCSSQPCPVVCCSAPTPGPASEASLGPSSDPRPSASPSPATNHSGSSQMALLPVTNIKAKSWGISANGIGHFKHPKSLEPVASPAVPFPGGQGKAKNSPSFGFRGRPRRGAPEPSVGSALPTQSQAQPDPVPSLTSIQLLENSMPITSQYCAAGDHCRPGNFTYHIPVSGSTPLHLTLTLQMNASNPVSVVLCSLTAREEPCEEGGSLQTLHPHQDTQGTCHQWPVTILSFREFTYHFRVAVLGQANCSSEALVQPATDYHFHFYRLCD, encoded by the exons ACCCCCATCTCCTGCGCACCATAACCCCAGAGACCCTGTGCCACGTGGGAGTGGCCTCCCGCTTGGAGcacccgcccccacctccagcccacctgccaggccccccaccacccccacctcaCTACCCTGTCCTGCAGCGGGACCTATACATGAAGGCTGAGCCTCCCATCCCCCCCTACGCTGCCATGGGGCAGGGTCTGGTGCCCACAGATCTCCACCACGCCCAGCAGTCGCAGGTGCTGCACCAGCTGCTGCAGCAGCACGGAGCCGA GCTCCCCACACACCCCTCCAAGAAGAGGAAGCACTCCGAATCCCCCCCCAACACCCTCAATGCTCAGATGTTGAATGGAATGATCAAGCAAGAGCCGGGCACCATGACGGCCCTGCCCCCGCACCCTGCCCGGGCCCCGTCCCCACCCTGgcctccccagggccccctcTCACCAGGCCCTGGTTCCTTGCCCCTCAGCATTGCCCGCGTCCAGACACCGCCTTGGCACCCCCCGGGTGCACCCTCCCCAG GTCTCCTGCAGGACAATGATAGCCTGAATGGCTCCTACCTAGACCCTAACTACCAGTCCATCAAGTGGCAGCCACATCAGCAGAACAAGTGGGCGACGCTGTATGATGCCAACTATAAGGAGTT gccTATGCTCACCTACCGCGTGGACGCTGACAAAGGCTTCAACTTTTCGGTGGGTGACGATGCTTTCGTGTGCCAGAAGAAGAACCACTTCCAGGTGACAGTGTACATTGGCATGCTGGGCGAGCCCAAGTACGTCAAGACGCCGGAGGGCCTCAAGCCCCTCGACTGCTTCTACCTGAAGCTGCATGGAGTGAAG CTGGAGGCCCTGAACCAGTCCATTAACATCGAGCAGTCGCAGTCTGACCGGAGCAAGCGGCCTTTCAACCCTGTCAC GGTCAACCTGCCCCCTGAGCAGGTCACCAAGGTGACAGTGGGGCGGCTGCACTTCAGTGAGACCACGGCCAACAATATGCGCAAGAAGGGCAAGCCCAACCCTGACCAGAG GTACTTCATGCTGGTAGTAGCCCTCCAGGCGCACGCGCAAAACCAGAACTACACGTTGGCTGCTCAGATCTCAGAGCGCATCATTGTGCGG gcctcgaacccgggccagTTTGAGAGCGACAGTGATGTGCTATGGCAGCGGGCTCAGATGCCCGACACCGTCTTCCACCACGGCCGAGTGGGCATCAACACCGACCGGCCAGACGAGGCGCTGGTTGTGCATGGCAACGTCAAGGTCATGGGCTCGCTCATGCACCCCTCAGACCTGCGGGCCAAGGAGCATGTGcaggag GTGGACACCACAGAGCAGCTGAAGAGGATCTCACGCATGCGGCTGGTACACTACAGATACAAGCCTGAGTTTGCTGCCAGTGCGGGCATCGAGGCCACCACGCCAGAGACTG gtgTCATAGCCCAGGAGGTGAAGGAGATCCTGCCGGAGGCAGTGAAGGACACAGGGGACATGGTCTTTGCCAACGGGAAAACCATAGAGAACTTCCTGGTGGTAAACAAG GAGCGCATCTTCATGGAGAATGTGGGGGCTGTGAAGGAGTTGTGCAAGCTCACCGACAACCTCGAGACCCGCATCGACGAGCTGGAGCGCTGGAGCCACAGGCTGGCCAAACTGCGGCGCCTCGACAGCCTCAAGTCCACGGGCAGCTCCGGCGCCTTCAG CCATGCCGGAAGTCAATTCAGCCGAGCAGGCAGCGTCCCCCACAAGAAGAGGCCCCCCAAGGTGGCCAGCAAG GCGTCCTCGGTAGTCCCGGACCAGGCCTGCATCAGCCAGCGCTTCCTGCAGGGGACCATCATCGCTCTGGTGGTGGTCATGGCCTTCAG CGTGGTGTCCATGTCCACACTGTATGTGCTGAGCCTGCGTGCTGAGGAGGAGCTGGTGGATGCAGACGG caggTCCAGCCAGAGCTTTGGGGCCACTCAGCTCCGACAGTCCCCTGTGACCACTGGGGTGCCTGGCGTCCAGCCATCCGTGCTGCTGG TTACCACCAGCCCAACCAGCTCAGCCCCAGGCCCCCCTCTCCGCACCTTGGACCTGTGCTCCAGCCAGCCCTGCCCTGTGGTCTGCTGCTCTGCGCCCACCCCCGGCCCTGCCTCAGAAGCGAGCCTGGGCCCCAGCTCTGACCCTCGTCCCAGtgccagccccagccctgccacCAACCACTCAG GCTCCAGCCAGATGGCCCTGCTGCCTGTCACCAACATCAAAGCCAAGTCCTGGGGGATTTCAGCCAATGGCATTGGCCATTTCAAGCATCCCAAGAGCCTGGAGCCGGTGGCTAGCCCCGCAGTCCCTTTCCCCGGGGGGCAGGGCAAGGCCAAGAACAGCCCCAGCTTCGGTTTTCGTGGTCGGCCCCGCCGAGGAGCCCCCGAGCCTAGCGTGGGCTCTGCCCTGCCCACTCAGAGCCAGGCCCAGCCAG ACCCTGTGCCCTCCCTGACCTCCATCCAGCTTCTGGAGAATTCCATGCCCATCACCTCCCAGTACTGTGCCGCCGGGGATCACTGCAG GCCTGGAAACTTCACCTACCACATCCCTGTCAGTGGCAGCACCCCACTGCACCTCACCTTGACCCTGCAGATGAA CGCCTCTAACCCCGTGTCCGTGGTGCTGTGCAGTCTGACGGCCAGGGAGGAGCCGTGTGAGGAGGGGGGCTCTCTGCAGACTCTGCACCCCCACCAGGACACCCAG GGCACCTGTCATCAGTGGCCAGTGACCATCCTGTCCTTCCGTGAATTCACCTACCACTTCCGAGTGGCAGTGCTG GGCCAGGCCAACTGCAGCTCAGAGGCCCTGGTGCAGCCAGCCACAGACTACCACTTCCACTTCTACCGCCTCTGTGACTAG
- the Tmem258 gene encoding transmembrane protein 258 produces MELEAMSRYTSPVNPAVFPHLTVVLLAIGMFFTAWFFVYEVTSTKYTRDIYKELLISLVASLFMGFGVLFLLLWVGIYV; encoded by the exons ATG GAGCTCGAGGCCATGAGCAGATACACCAGCCCTGTCAACCCAGCTGTCTTCCCCCATCTCACCGTGGTGCTTCTGGCCATTGGCATGTTCTTCACTGCCTGGTTCTTCGT TTATGAGGTTACTTCCACCAAGTACACTCGGGACATCTACAAAGAGCTCCTCATCTCCTTGGTGGCCTCGCTCTTCATGGGCTTTggagtcctcttcctcctcctctgggtTGGCATCTATGTATGA
- the Fen1 gene encoding flap endonuclease 1 yields the protein MGIQGLAKLIADVAPSAIRENDIKSYFGRKVAIDASMSIYQFLIAVRQGGDVLQNEEGETTSHLMGMFYRTIRMMENGIKPVYIFDGKPPQLKSGELAKRSERRAEAEKQLQEAQAAGAEEEVEKFTKRLVKVTKQHNDECKHLLSLMGIPYLDAPSEAEASCAALVKAGKVYAAATEDMDCLTFGSPVLMRHLTASEAKKLPIQEFHLSRILQELGLNQEQFVDLCILLGSDYCESIRGIGPKRAVDLIQKHKSIEEIVRRLDPNKYPVPENWLHKEAQQLFLEPEVLDAESVELKWSEPNEEELVKFMCGEKQFSEDRIRSGVKRLSKSRQGSTQGRLDDFFKVTGSLSSAKRKPPEPKGSAKKKAKAGAAGKFKRGK from the coding sequence ATGGGAATTCAAGGCCTGGCCAAACTAATTGCTGATGTGGCTCCCAGTGCCATCCGGGAGAATGACATCAAGAGCTACTTTGGTCGCAAAGTGGCCATTGATGCCTCCATGAGCATCTATCAGTTCCTGATCGCTGTTCGTCAGGGTGGGGATGTGCTCCAGAACGAGGAGGGGGAGACCACGAGCCACCTGATGGGCATGTTCTACCGCACCATCCGCATGATGGAGAATGGCATCAAGCCCGTGTATATCTTTGACGGCAAACCACCGCAGCTCAAGTCAGGTGAGCTGGCCAAGCGCAGCGAGCGGCGGGCGGAGGCTGAGAAGCAGCTGCAGGAGGCTCAGGCGGCTGGGGCCGAGGAAGAGGTAGAAAAATTCACCAAACGGCTAGTGAAGGTCACCAAGCAGCACAACGACGAATGCAAGCACCTGCTGAGCCTCATGGGAATCCCATACCTGGATGCCCCCAGCGAGGCCGAGGCCAGCTGTGCTGCCCTGGTGAAAGCTGGCAAGGTCTACGCCGCGGCCACCGAAGACATGGACTGCCTCACCTTCGGCAGCCCAGTGCTGATGCGACACCTGACAGCCAGTGAGGCCAAGAAGCTGCCCATCCAGGAGTTCCACCTGAGCCGGATTCTGCAGGAGCTGGGTCTGAACCAGGAGCAGTTTGTGGATCTTTGTATCCTGCTGGGCAGCGACTACTGCGAGAGCATCCGGGGCATCGGGCCCAAGCGGGCCGTCGACCTCATCCAGAAGCACAAGAGCATCGAGGAGATTGTGCGGCGGCTTGACCCCAACAAATACCCGGTGCCAGAAAACTGGCTCCACAAGGAGGCCCAGCAGCTCTTCCTGGAGCCCGAGGTCCTGGACGCAGAGTCCGTGGAGCTCAAGTGGAGTGAGCCAAACGAAGAAGAGCTGGTCAAGTTCATGTGTGGTGAAAAGCAGTTCTCTGAGGATCGAATCCGCAGCGGGGTCAAGCGGCTGAGCAAGAGCCGCCAAGGCAGCACCCAGGGCCGCCTGGATGATTTCTTCAAGGTCACCGGCTCGCTCTCCTCCGCCAAGCGCAAGCCACCGGAACCCAAGGGCTCTGCTAAGAAGAAGGCCAAGGCCGGAGCCGCGGGGAAGTTCAAAAGGGGAAAGTAA